The nucleotide sequence GACCTTTTCATTGCATGGCCACTCTCGGAGACTCCCTTAGAGGAAGTGGAGCTCTGTATATTTTACAGTGTATATTTTGAGGAAGGTTTAAAAAACTAGTACTATTTTCCTTTGgtactgttttccttttggtcATCATTTAGACTGAATAAAACTGGGCTGACTACCAACCGCTTATTACCGTATTGGATTCTATTATCTATAACTAAAAGGTTAGAAACTATAGCTCTTATTTCTTGGTgaactttttaaatatctgttagacttttttttcattttgacttaTCCTCTGTGCTGATTCTGTTCTAGTTTATCCTTATGTGGGCCAATGGCAGCTTATGTGAATCCTCATGGATATGTGCATGAGACGCTTACCGTGTACAAGGCTTCCAACTTGAATCTGATCGGCCGGCCTTCTACAGTGCACAGCTGGTTTCCTGGGtaatgtggtggtggtggtggtggtggtgacttactttctcttttttttttttggttttgtcttaATTGGGCAGAAAAACAGAGGCCTAAGCAGAGTTGCTAGAATTATAATCAGAAATAGACAATGAAATgaataattctatttaaatacTCTTCATTTCATGAATGGCTAGGAACAGCTATTTTTGCATAGTCTCAGTGAATATACTTAgggagaaagaagattggcaactgcaGTTATCCTGAAATAAACTATACAGTTAAtccaaatttttttcatttcctatcAGCTCATTCTGAAAAACAACTGTCTTATGACCCAGTAAAACTCTATCTGAACCATATTCTGTAATATGTAAAACCAGAGAATGTTTCTCAAGCAGTGATAAGAAAGCTGTAGAAACCATTGACTCTGGCTTTTcttctactttgctttttttttaaatttttgctttagCCCAGTGGTCTTCAAAGTATGATCCTGGGACCAGGtcaccacctgggagcttgttagattCCCTCAGCCATATTATCTTCAAGAACcctattatttgtcttttatttccaaattctggGTCATTGTTTCATTCCGAGTCAGAGGCAAGTTAAGTAGAGATTAGTGATTAGACTCCCTTTCTGGACCTAGAACTATGTCATGTGGATTTTCCACTCTTATTTGACACCCTTCTTAAGGACTAAAACTAGAATTaagttattaatataaatacTAAATGTGGGATATACATAGGGGAAAAGTACAGAAATGGTTATAATTACATAGTTTGGTTTAGTTTTCCTAAGAACAGAAATGCCATGGCTTATATTTCTGGTGAAATTTATCTGACAAAACCATTCTTATTTTAGAAGAGTAGTTCTTAAAACTTATATGAGGAATGCTTAtctttccccccacccctccaattTTAACTCACACAAAAGTGCATATTTCTATAGGTGGTTACTGTTTTCTAACTCGACTGCGATacaaaacaacaaaggaaaagcagGTGTGAGTTAGAATGTGGTCTTGGCAACCAGCAATTTGTATAAAGAAATCCATATTAATAAGATTAATGTTTTTTTAcaatgctaagaaagaaaaaaaacatagccTAAAAACACAATCAAGTAACTTTTATATATATGCTAATGTAACAATTATACGTAAAGGCTGATGTGTTAAACATAATGAAAGGtacaaattagaaaatctttttaTGAAATTTGTTTCAGGGAACTGTATAGATCAAAGCTCAGAGTATTTATTCTTCTCAATCCTTAGACTTTGGCTCTAAGATCTGTCTGCATAGCAGGTTTATATGATGATAGGCTTGGAGTACAGCAATGTGCTTCCTTAGCTGATCTCTTTCCTTAATTTTGTAGGTACGCCTGGACTATTGCCCAGTGTCGGATCTGTGCAAGCCATATTGGATGGAAATTTACAGCCACCAAAAAAGACATGTCACCTCAAAAATTTTGGGGTTTGACTCGATCTGCTCTGTTGCCCACAATCCCAGACACTGAAGATGAAATAAGCCCAGACAAAGTAATACTTTGCTTGTAAACAAATACGGTAGGGATAAAGTTATTTAACAAGTTGGTATTCTAAAATCAGATCTGCTTTGAAAATTACTGCTTTTGATGCATACCTAAGTAAAAAGCAACATTACATGGGAGGTTGCAGTTTCTTAGTCAAATGGTATTTGAAGACTTAAATTAAAACATCCTgttgaagagaatgaaaatactattgaagagaatgaaaagcagTCTAGAATACTTGGTTTTCTGGAATATCTACTTTAGTAGCTTGGTGCCATTATTCTGTGGAATCTGATGTGTCTGGTAGCATGTCATTGGTAGGACATGAAGACGTCTCTGAAAGTGGTGAGATTGTTTCCTGCACAAAACATATTTGAAACTCCTGTAATGTGAGGTTAATCATAATGATATGATCCCAAAATGTGGAACAGCATGTTTGTATCAGTCCAAACGGCAGAAGTTCCAAAAGCTAGGGTGCCACGCACAAGTACATGTTCCTTTTTGAAAGAGGCAAGGcaatgtgtattattttaaaggGCTTTgttcctttccatttcctttagctTCTCTGAGATACTGCGCtttgtaaattttgaaaatactaaaGAGGTAAAATATGCAGTTTGAGCCCCAGAataaagttttcatttccttacGTGTTTGTTAGTGAGAAACggtattttatgtatttgctcAGTGTTTGTTTGAACCATAACCCTGGTTATTCTGTTCCAAAGTTTAATTTGTACCTAAACTACTGGGGAACAGAGATGCTATTTTTTAGGCTATTTCATTCAATGTAAATTGAAGAAAATCTGTAAGTAAACTTTAAATTAAACATGTTCTTTgtttaaataatgtaaaatatctacTCATAAGTGGATAATTTAGGTGTAACAGATAGTTTTTAAGATAAAGTTCTAGGTAGACTGATTTGCCACTACCTCTTTGCTTATACATTCGAGGGTTTATTGGATCCTTTCACATTTGTGTAATTAACTTTGGATTTGATATTCTTTCACTGCTTTACATAATTCATTGGGAAAAGTTCAACTAATTGGGTAAAATGTATGAGGCCAAAAACAGACTGTTAAATTTCTTATGTTttaatttgtcaatattttgtattttaccaAACATGCAATGGTTTTGATTGCCCAGACTGAAAACATCAATTGAATATCATACTGCATATTTATGTAAAGAGAGTAAATGAAAAGCAACCCAAGAGTGCTGTCAGTTCTTTAGCACATGCCCCTGCCATATTCAGTACACCCAAGGTTGTAACTTTCTTTCTAAGCTTTACCttattactactactaataaCCCTGGGTTTATATGATGTTACTAGTTGTTCATACAGTCTCACAGTGAACTAAAACATTCTAAATGGACTCCAGGGAGTTCTTTTCAGCAGCGCAGCACATCTCTTTACATTGAAATCTAAACCAGTTGGAGTGAGGGAACATTGCTTTTACATTTGCACCCGTCCCCCGCCTCCCAGGGGTGTAATCTTAGAATGTTCTATATTGTTTACTGACGcttgcaaataaataaagttttctgatgcatataatactattttaaagttttatacatGACAAAACCAGACCTCTGAAATAGCTAAATCTGCATATTTGCTATATAGAACAGTAGGAATTCTCTGATGTTGGGTCCAAACATCTATTTTAGTAGTACTTAAATATTTCAGTCTTATTTTGTAATACATTTCATTATGGACCTGTGTGCAGTCATTGAGGCCCCTTTCTTGCACTACAGCCCCTGTTAACTATTTGTTTGTTAGACCTCTTAGCAGGGCTTTAATAAACAGAAATgtgcttttcaaaattgttttatcaAGGTCCAAAATTGCTATTTGCCCATAGAGAACGAAGGTGCTAGGACTGGCTatacagaaaggaaaatcaattataaaatatgagaatatatggggccggcccggtggcacagcagttaagtgtgcacattccgcttcttggcagcccggggttcgccagttcagatccccggtgtggacatggcaccgcttggcacgccatgctgtggtaggcgtcccacatataaagtagaggaagatgggcacagttgttagctcagggccaggcttcctcaccaaaaaaagaggaagactggcagtagttagcttagggctaatcttcctcaaaaaaaattaaattaaaaaaaaaagtcagaatatagcagcagaaataaacaatacttTGTGCTATACACCCATTTACCTACTGAAAGCATTTAGGGCTCAAATCTTTACAAAGCAAATGGACAGGCCTGTTCAGGGAAATTTTAATGTAGGTCATATCCTTTtaactaatgaaagaaattaacatttacttTAAAGGGACAGGAGTATTATCACTATGTATATATTGCCACCCGATATATACTGTCAGATACCACATAAACACATTTGTCTTCcaatttccaaaggaaatgtTTATTAACAGGCTCAAGAGTAAGCCTCAAGTTCATCTTTCCCAGGCTTAGCATGCATAGTTAAGGAAACCATTATGACAGAGGAGAGTATCAACTACATACTGAAATACAGCTTGCCTAGAACAAGTGTTGGATGTGTGAATGGCAGCCACCTATGACTCAGCTGATCTTCACATTTTATATAGGATATTTTATGCAAActtgtcaattattttcttttcaagcacaAGTTTATTCTGAAATTCAGATAAGAACTGACACATCATAGACAATCATTgtataaaataagttatttcaaTTGCAAACACTAAGAAACATTTCCTCAAGACAGTTACCACTTTTTAAGATAGTACTGTCctatacaaaacaaaacaaaactttttcttttaaagcctaGACAGATAAAGATAGAAAGGAGAGGCCAAATATACTTTTCTCAGTAGGAACTATTCCAAAAGAATTATAAGGTTCAGTGATGATATAAATCAGATTAAGAGGAGGTAGACTTCAGTGTAGTGcctgaaatataattatatttcacaaaataagatCTTCATTCTTCTGACGAGGTCCTCTACGCTGGCTTTTATTCTGCTATATATTCAAATCTCTTAAATCTCAAGAgggagggcaaaaaaaaaaactaaccacaaattttctgctttttagtaGGCAGCTCTCATCAACTTTAGGTCTTCTTTATGTAACTTAGAAGTTCATCTTTCTCCATTTGGTAACCACTTTTTTTCCACCGTTCTCGCAACTGTTGCAATAGAGCCCCAATTTCTTTTCCTGAAGAAATGCCCACTTTTCTGATGTCATGGCCACTTACGGGAAATGGAGGAATGGACCACTGCTGCATTTCCTTTAGAAGACACTGCTCTCCTTGGTACTTCAGTAGTTCACATACACGAGTAGTTGCATCAGATTCCCTAGACTAAGTGCCAAAATCGAACATTTAGTTCCATCACACTAAATTAGAATACTTGCTAATGATCTTATCCTAAAATCTACAATAAATGCTCGatgtaaattttttcatttaaaataaatgaaatccacAGAATGCATTGTGAGTCTTAGTATTAATAAATTAGTTCTACAATTAGTGACAATGATTTATATTCTGACTAAGCCTAGTATATACTTACATCTATAATGAAGTCTTGATAGGGTTTCAATGGTTCTGAACTATCTGTTGCTTTAATTAAATCTTTCCTGTTTTTAACTATAAATAAACCaaggtttttctcttcttttgaaatcTTCAACCTCAAATCCAATTTTGTGACATCATCCTGTACTTTGAATAATGAGGCCAAGAGAGTCATTGGCTTTGGTGACAAACCTTCAACATTTTTACTGACTTTGTCAAATTCTTCTAAACTTGCATTAGCAGGTAAGCCTGTAGGGACAAAAGCATTTTTCACCCATTTTACAGTggataaattcaattaaaaaacaccCTTATCCTAAACCAGCCATTGTTTTATCGTATACAGAAATGCCCTGTCACTAGGACTCATTATTAGTCCAATCTGATGCTTCATCTTACAGGTAAACCACTGATACACTGTCGCAGTCTTCTTTCATATCACTCTCAAACCAAGGGAAGTCCTAAAATGCTCTTGTTTCCATTAACAAGCTACAGCAGGAGGTCCAGAGGCAGCGGTAGTAATGGTGGTGTCATATTCACAAGGGATGCTTATTCCAATTACAAATTCCTGACTTTTACACTGACATACTATCATAGAATGTCCACCCTTGCTTCAACAATTTTGTCCTTATTTGAAATATACCCAAGTTTCCTGAAGTGTGATAAATTATATCATCCCACTATTCTTCCTGaatattaattacatttattgaataatttctatGTATAAGTCACTCTTCTGAGTACTTTACCTGTATTAACTTACTGAATCTCTCAGCCTTTCCATTAgataaatgctattattttcaTACCCAGTTTTCAGATTCAGAAACTAACACTTAAGGAACTAACCCAAGTCACAAAGCTGGTAAATGGCAAAGCCtcattcaaacccaggtctgtctgactccaaaggccaCTTTGTAGCACTATAGTACGCTGTCTCTGAGCTGTTCCCTACCCATGACAAAACTGTCCTGCCCCTGACctgtttatcatattttaaaatagtccatttttccttttagaatcCTTCTTCAGCTAAATTAGTCAAACATTTCTTCCTTATGAAATTTTAAACCAGATGTGTTTCATTGccaaaaatgcaaacattttctaaCTTGATCTCACCTATGTAAGGAGCCACATCAAGATCATAGATGAGGTGAATCAAATGATTTACATGGTTACCAACaagaatttttttcagttctacCCAAATCCTCTCTCCTGATATTGCAGCCAAGCCTTTCGCATTTTCTGCAATTGCTTCCAAAGTCTCAGGATCGTGGTCACCAAGTTTGTCTACAATTCTCCcataaaatctacaaaacaaaattCTTGGAGTGTATTACCTCTGTCTTGGCATATCACCAGCAATCCCGTTTTTCATTTTATGGTGCTACCCACACATCTATGTAATGAGGAACAACAGAGAGTTAGGTCTAGGAGGGACCCTAGAGTTCATCCGGGCAGTTCTCCACCTTCTCTTTTTCCCAGCTGAGAACACCTGAGATCCAATAAAAtataagtaacttgctcaaagttagCAAGAACTAGAAACCCCGTCCTCACTTTCACTGCCAAACTGCTGACCGAGACACTTAGAATAGCCATCAAATGCAGTTGCTGAATTGGTACTTAACAGCGGATGAATAAAACAGAGCGTTCTTATAAAGGTACCAAAACAAGACTGGAATCCATCACGAAGCAGTCTTAATCCCTCAAAGCTTACCTGTCTGTACACATCAGTACTTTTAATGAAGAGTTTCAAACATGACACATCCAGTT is from Equus przewalskii isolate Varuska chromosome 15, EquPr2, whole genome shotgun sequence and encodes:
- the TRNT1 gene encoding CCA tRNA nucleotidyltransferase 1, mitochondrial → MLRCLNPWRRPLLSRGWSRVCLLKQYLFTMKLQSPEFQSLFTEGLKSLTELFVKENHELRIAGGAVRDLLNGVKPQDVDFATTATPAQMKEMFQSAGIRMINNKGEKHGTITARLHEENFEITTLRIDVVTDGRHAEVEFTTDWQKDAERRDLTINSMFLGFDGTLFDYFNGYEDLQNKKVRFVGHAKQRIQEDYLRILRYFRFYGRIVDKLGDHDPETLEAIAENAKGLAAISGERIWVELKKILVGNHVNHLIHLIYDLDVAPYIGLPANASLEEFDKVSKNVEGLSPKPMTLLASLFKVQDDVTKLDLRLKISKEEKNLGLFIVKNRKDLIKATDSSEPLKPYQDFIIDSRESDATTRVCELLKYQGEQCLLKEMQQWSIPPFPVSGHDIRKVGISSGKEIGALLQQLRERWKKSGYQMEKDELLSYIKKT